Part of the Plectropomus leopardus isolate mb chromosome 7, YSFRI_Pleo_2.0, whole genome shotgun sequence genome, CAAATCATTTGGTTTTATTGCTGCTCTGTAATGAGCAATTGATTCAAGCTTCGAGTCTGATTCTGGTCTTTTTTCTCACAGATGTATTCATATGGTTACTGTtggcttttgtgtgttttgtgtgtgtggctgtttgTCTGCTCGCCTGTCTGTTTCTGAGAGTCCTCTAGAGAAAAcgctttactttcttttctgtcaCACTGATGGGTTTCCCCTGGTGGCTACAAGACTCAGACTCAAACAGGAAACATTGCTGGAATTATCAGGGGACTGACAAGAAGaacaattaaatattattttatttatacatactTTCTATATGCAGAGACCTGTTTACATAAAACTCACAgtttaacagtgaaaaaaacaaatgtaaattgTTTGGGTTGTGCGTTTATTCTTGCCTGAGGTGACAGACAAACAGCCTCTGTTGTCAGTAAACTGGAAGAACCTGTTGCTGGTCATGTGGCCGTGGTGACTTTGAACGTATTGGCAGTTTTCCCACAGGAGCCTGAAACAAATGTCAGGAAAAGGGAGCAGTTGTTTTCAAAGTGTTGCCCAGCAGAACAGCAGCTTACATCCCCAGTGCCGACCCCCCCCTCCAGTGAGCCCCCCCCACCTATTCATGTTGTGATTAATAACCTGCATGTGTCATCTCTGTCCACATGCAGCCACTCTGATCATTAAAGGGCCGACGCAGCCGGTTCTGGAGGGAGACAGGGTCACACTGGAGTGTCTGTTGACAGACTCTGAGTTCAACATCAGCCAGGTCCGTTTCGAGGTCTTCTCCCAGGTGAGTCACGGGGGCGACGGGGTCAGTGATTATGAGAGATATAGAGGAAAAAGGTGCATTTCAAAAGTTCAGGACCCTCCTCTCACTACTGTTATTCAGGCTTTGCTTCCAagagttttattgttgttgagTTATTGTAAAATTCATGTAACGTATTCTCATTGATTTATAtctataatatattattataatattatactATTATTTTATACTAATATAATATTACTATTATATCTATAAGCAATATGGTAATAAATTatgcacaaattgcaagaatttgaattattcatttttttgttaacttgtttgttagttgagttttttttaactagttttcttttaattattacttatttcttgtttgttgtttttttaagggggGGTTATTCTGTCTTTTGCTCTTCccatttgaaagaaaacaagtcaaattgctcagggctcaaagggttaataactcTTACAAGAGTGGAAAAgttttattatgctgttttctaCACCGAAGCTGATACTGTACATAGGAAAAGAATGTTTACTCAAcgttttcatgtcatttttttatttatagccTGAAGTAATTTGCAGTGGCTGTGTCTACATAGGCATAAAGTGTTTTATGTAAATATCACATCGAGCAGCTGACTGCCGTGTAGTAAAACACAGTGGAGAACTGTGCACGCTTGAAACACATCAAAAGTAATTCATCAAAATGCTTCTCACAGTAATGCGGTTATGTTAGTTTTGGATTACGCTGGAATCCAGCATATTGAGCTCCCAGGTTCtcaaaatatgcatttaaaggaatacttcactcataaaacatgcatttgtatGTCAGTTAGTCATGGCATGCTACTTTGAATTTGTGACAAAAAACGTTGTTTCTCTTGCATGCTTTCAcgaaaaatggcaaacattAATTTCTTGATTGATTGgtgtccacatttaacaacagaaaattacattaaaaacatctgctaacaaactctcacatgactcttgcagtataatccaagtctcatttatccagtcgaatgctcagtacttcccaaacttttatttttaataaaactttattatttaaaacaaaactgaaagtgaaatctATGCTCTCATTAAAGTCAGACTAACAAaaacgttttgttttgttttgttttttttaagtaaaaagtacttTCCAAACTCTCGTGCATTTCTGCTAAACCCCCCTTGTGGCAAGAGTGAAGAAAGGCTTCAAAGAGTgcaaagattttattttcagttcagttttaaatgatACCgctttagtgaaaatgcatgtgagtgtgtgaagcACTGAGACTGgacaaatgagacttggattatccTGCACTAGttgtatgagagtttgtaaaaagaTGTTTGATAGAGTTTTGTTGTCTCTAAATGTGGTCCCCAGTCAATTGATAAAGCAATATATTTTCCATGGAGGCGTACAATGAAAACAGAGTTTTCTTCACGAATTTAgggtaacacagcatgactaaaTAATTTAGAAATGGTCTTTCaagggtgaagtattccttaaaaCTCTTATGAAaggaaagcagcacaagaaacgtgatgctgctccaggttACAAACTATTTACACCTTTCAACCCTGAGAAGAAGATTGGTGAAATtggtgagcaacttggcaataaatgttctactatttgcaagaaatttagtagatttagaaaaaaacctaGGGAAAATAtctaggggaaaaaagtgagggaaacactatatttataattatcataattacatacttaaaattatgttacgaAATTACTATAATGTTTTAggcaatttgttgtttttttcaaactttctgtgtgtgtgtgtgtgtgtgtgtgtgtgtgtgtgtgtgtgtgtgcgtgcgtgcgtgtgctcGCATGTGTGGGTTAAAACTACttttcaggggatttttttcaatttttggttcatttcttcttccGTGGCTCATTGCCCTTCTCCTATGTTCATGAAAGAATTCAAGTCGATTTGCACagttttcaaaggcttaaaggattcccttttaaatgtttttatttcactaaaaaataaatttcttgtaaatatTGTTGAAAAGCCAGCAGAGGAATTTATCAGTCTCTAAAATGGTGTAAATAAgcagagtaaataaaaatgcaataaattaaaGTCTCgtattttttccctctctttctttcccttcacCAGTACATGCAGAGCTGGAGACCAGTTTGGCAGCGATTTTATTGCTTCCATTCCATGCCCATCGAGCAAACCACAGACAGTCTAACCATGACTATCCCCTTTGTACAAAGTTACTATGAGGGACCCTACCGCTGTGTGTCTGACACCGAAAATGTGACTGAGCTGGATCGCTCCTCCCAGCCGCTGTCCTTCAAAGTGCATTGTGAGTGCCTCGGGTTGATATGGGTAGGAGCTGCTGCTAACAATGATTCTGCAACACCATGTATCCCTTTTGATAAATATAGCAACCTCAGATTTTTCATGTTGTCTGTGTCCTGCAGAGGTCAAAGAGATTTCTGCTACAATCTGATCATGAGCCGGGGGGAAAATGTGACTTGCAAGCACAGCTTCTGAGTTTCACTTTCCAATAAAGAAATGAGAAGTAGAGCTGAGAATGTCGACATTACTGACAAAGAAGGAAGCATAAAAAACACCTGTCTGTACATTGGTAAACAACAGTCTGGGTGAGAAGAAGGAACAGATAGAAACCTTGCAATTTACGTCATGTTTCCAACCAGCAGGAGGTAAAGACAATTTTTCACACACTGTGGACACAGCTTTCTTCACAGTGAGGgatagaaaaacacattaatagtTAATAAGACAAGACATATCTATGCAGCTGCAGAGGGTGTACAACAaaacaagtgcaaaaaaaagtacagatcCAGAGCAAACACCGTGTTGCTATGATAGGTTGACTtgagatatttcttttttttttttttctgcactccAAGCAAACAAAGAGACATTCTTCCGGTGGGGCTCAAGTTTGAAGCTATCGGTGAAGGATACACAATTGCATGAAACGGCATCCGTGGCGTAGCTAGTCAGATTATCAGTGTCCTCTATCTTCTCAGTGGCCATCAAATCGACCGTAATGCTGTTTGATAGGCTCCTCAGCCTCATGGGGGGAATCAATAAGAGGCAAAGATTAGAATGGACTAAAGGACTGAaggagacagagggggagaggagcCAGGAGCTGGATGGACGTGGGCCATCTATTGAGATGGAAGAGAAAATGAGCCATTATTCACAACACTGCCTCTCTAAAGACTTCGATAAGATGAAgcctattatcattattattgattGCTTAGTACAGTCTGGGAGGCATTCATACTTGAGCCTATACACTCAAAAGATCTGAGTGTTTAGCAGCTGCTACCGCTGCAAACATGTGTTCAGTCACGTCCCAAACCTTCGAGAGGCTGCTTCAGCATGTTTAATTTCTTGCTTCATTAATGCTTGGTCATTCTTTCTCGTTCCCGCTGGGTTTTTAGATTTGAGGGAGCTGTCACTGTCCGTGCAGGGCTACACCAGCTACCTGGGCGTCCCGCAGGAGCTGAGGGTGCGAGTTGGGGACGACGTGGTGGTGACGTGCTCCACCAGCGCATCAGAGGAGCCAAGCTACCTCTGGAGCAAAGACGTGAGAAAGCCTCAGGATTGTGCACAGTGGCCTCATTATGCTTTTGGAAACTtgtcattctctctcttttgctaCCCTCCCTCCTGTTTCGACCTGACCTCTTTACTTCGTTCCAGTCTTTCCaggtccctctgtctctctcttggCTTTGCTCAAAGCATTCTTTTAATATTCTCTCCTCCTCAAACACTGTTTTTCCCTCCATGAGTTTCTCAAGCCACTCAGCTGTCATCTTTCCATCCCCTTCTCTGAGGAAGTGCTCTGTATTTAAGTGACTGGTTGGCTTAGGCCCACCACTCGCTGGGGATTGCAGCTTGCCCACTTACAGAGGATTAATAGTTTAATGAGGTCTAGACAAGAGCCAGTCAACCTGAAAACAATTATGTGGATAgatttctaatgattttttcagtgtttggttAACCAGTATTGAATTATTCAACTGGGCTCTTCGCTGAGCTAAGGAACCCTCACCCGAGGGAAATTAAGACGTCTCTGTGTAAAATGCCGTAGCGACAACAGGCATGTAGAGCTAAAAGGAGATGATGAGCTGAGAGGTACACTGTGCCCTGGTGGTGAGAAGACAGTATTACACTTTCAGGGTAGGTTGCACCAGCAAAGATAAATTAAATCTAAGATTAATTTAGATCAGAGTTTAGTAAACTAGgcttaaaatgtgtaaatccagatttaaaatgaaacagagcTCTGCTGCACCATTAAGAGTTTATCTCAGTTTAGTAAAgccatgtttatttattttaaccaagGCTGTCGGCATAAACGCATTAATCCCGATGTGATTAAGATACATAATGTGTCAtaaccttgtcaatatggacttcaagaGTGTttggaaatgcaaaataatggaaatgaaaatgcaattaaaaaaaatatgattgatCACGACTGACTATAGAAATTCTGCGATTAATTgcaatttataaaattattcattGACAGCctgaatttaaatagaatttaaacagagtttaataaaaatggacaaatgtaataccaaaattaaaataatacttaaataaataaatacatagataaTCAGCATGCTGTTGGCATCTAGTAAGTATGAAAGAGAGTAAGTCTGCTTTTCTGTAAcaataaatgttacattgttGCTATAGCTAAAAAGTTGCTAAATTAACAGAACTATTGGTTGACAGACAGTCATGTTGTGTAGGCCAAAAAGGTCACCCAGCCATCATTTGGAAACAACCAGTAGAATAAAATCTCAGGGCCACCAGGAGTTGGAGCGTCAGTGGTACAGCTGTTCGTCTGTCACTGCCATGTTTGACAGTCGGCCCAATCTTTCTGTTTGGCTCCAAAATAGTTTACTTTTGTGAACTGgtgtcttgaaaaaaaaaatcatcatcctACAACTCAAGTGGTTAAAGTCTAAACTTTCTAAGAGGAACTTGAATATTTTTGCTCAATCCATCTCAAAAAGGAAGCCGTTGTGAAAGCTAAACCTCctcaactgtagctttaaatttAACCCTGGATCACAGTTTAAAGGGACGTTTTGCTGCAACAGAACTGAATTTATTATAGGTTTGGAGTAAAAACTAATCTGAGGTTTAAATTGAACCTTtcttaatttttagtttttgagttttaaagTTTGGTGCAATAGAATTTAAACTTAAACCACGATTTAATCAGGTTCAAGGTAATTGTTGTTGGTGCAATCTAGCCTCAAAGTGTAATCAAAATTACAACTGCCACCACCAGGAAGTCACAGGTGACACAAAGCTGCGCAACCATGAAGATATCATGGGAACAGCTAGACGTAATTGCCAAGTTCCCTCTTTTGTTATTCTTCTTGATAAGTCGGCTCAGGGTTAATGTGCTTGTTAAAGGGTCACTGCTAATCCGGGTTTTAAATGGGCTTACAAGCCAAAATCCAATTCAGTGGACATTTTATACAGCTAATACTGTTTGTCCTCTGCATGATCATATGTAGTGCTTTAGGGGTTTTGTCATTATTTGTGGAATAAACTGCACTGTCACTTTAGGAATAATAATAGTGGCTGTCAGCGTGACTCACTGTGAGGAGTTGGACTCATTCAGCGCACCTGTCACCTGTCACCTGTCGATCTATCCCAGCCGCATTTACATAAGTCACAAAACTTTtggaaaagaggaaatgatgAGATGGAATGATGAATGTGAGGTTACTGTACGTATGACAGGAATGGATATGGGGCAGAAAGTAGCATCAGAATGGCCCACTTTGACGGACAGTCGGCGTGGGCACATTGGCCCCCGGTAATGACAGCAGGACAGAGGCAGAAACGGGCCACTGCTTTGGGAGCCAGTGGATTTGCATACAAAATGCTGCTTTGGCCAGACCTGGCCTTTATGGGAAATCCTCTTAATTCAGATCCATTCAAATTGAAATGGACTTTCTTGGCAGGAGCTGCAGCTCCCAGGAGCCAAATCATTTGCATGgtgtaatgtctttttttttaccccctcctccacatttgtttgttttccaatCCTCGTGTTTGGCCTATTATTTGTTTCCTCCCATGTCGGGCTCTATCTCATAATAGTGCTGCTATTTTTGTGTCAACAATTCATCCCACTCCCTCGCCATCTCATTATGGGTTGTGTTAACAGTCTGTTGTTGCGGCATCGTTCTTTGCGGATGACGGTGTTATCTGGGTTATTGACTTGTGCCGATGTGTGTTCATTCGTTGGGATTACGGCTCAGGTAAATACACTTCATTTGGGACTTTTGGGGACAGTTCTCTGAGGGACGTGCACCAGCAGAtattgtctgtctttctgtctgtgtcccACTGCCACTGCcagtctctctgtttctcccttttttgttgttctatTTCGTTCTCTTCCTCACTCATCCACAAatcaaccaaaataaaactttctcTGCCTGTTCTTTTGCTCTCTTTTACACTCCTCATGTCTGACAGTTTTactgtttctctctctatcttttgCCAACTAGCATCGTCTACTCTCCATCTTTCTTGTGCCCTCAGCTCagcacaattttaatttgtagtTTAAAGAGTTTTTCGATTCTCTTAGGGCTGCAAACAATCCAGCCAATAttcttttttctactttctgcCCTGCTCTCTGTTTGTTTAACTCTGCTCCTGTatgtcttcatttttctctctcagggAGACGACTGGATCCTGCCTTCCTCAACACTGACACTGAGGAAGATAAGAGCCACGGATGAAGGACAGTACACGTGCATAGCCGAGCATCCCACTGTGGATTCACTCAGCAAGAAACGCACCATCAGCATCATTGTGCTGCCCGGTAAGAAAGTACTATAGATCTAACCCAACAAGTGCTATTGTCCTTTTGACTGACTGAGTGCAGAGTGACCGCGTACCACTTCCTCTTTCTAAAAACCAGTTTGGGTTTTCTTTGTAACTGTTGGGAAATTTAGCTGTCAACATccccaaagcaaaacaaaacaaaaaagactgtGTTCTCCTTCCTCTTCAGTTGCTTAGATGTGACCAGAAAGGTCAGGCGTTTGTGTGCAATTACATCATCAGGGGCAAGTTTTCATTTGTGAAGGAGTGAAACCTTTAAAGCCCTACATTTCTAAGGAAGCAGTACTGGGCTGAGGTTTAATTTATCTGCTCAcaagaattatttaaaaaaatgttgggaaATTACTGTGACGCCGTAATAAAGAGAGGTGAAGACTTTATGAAAACACCTCACGTAAAAAGGGTGACAAAGAAGTCCCAAATgaaattacctttaaaatgtcaaatgaaaataattaagatGATACCAGAGGacgaaatacattttaaataacataaataaatggcGAGCACAGAACCTCACCAACTTTAAAGGATAAGAGTATAATTAtcagatattttaaaagcagttttttacATGACCTTTAAAGTgcagtttttaacttttacataaaaaaaacctaaaaacttTTCGATGTTTGCTGAAATGGTCACAatattcacacagcactaaatgagacagaaaatctgtgtgaaaaaaacccaaatgttttccaaaacaaattttagtgtactgtttagctgtaaagttATTAAGTTGGTCTGGCCGGTGGGTGGCGCTgagttttgactgttttcaacatgacagtcacaaactattttcattttgcagCTAATCAacacactaaaatatatttctgaaaacatttgacttAGGAAAAAACTAATGTTGTCACAAattcttgattcatatttgatcgaCGCTGCCAGGCATGGCATGaatgacatgattgacagctgctctGGAGACTCCTCGGCTTTGACTGGTTGTTTCTGGTGTGCCATAGTTGATTCTAGCGAATGCCATCAGAAGCGGTTGAAAGAGTAGGACAATCTGTCTTATATACTGTAATACTTCATGGATATAGTGACAGATTTAGAATATCCAACACGaatgtattttcataaaagttaccagcTGTAGCTTTAAAGGcgaacaccacctaaattaagaatgcCAATATGATATTTCCACGGTCAAGGAAGGTTTcttcaatatttgtgaacatgagccaCTCTCTTAAAACCAAAAACCAGCAAAGTAAATTTCAATCTTATAACGCCATCAAGTATaagtaatataaatataataagaagaagaagaggaaggaaaagaaaaagaaaaagaagacacagAAGTCTGGTTGTCTGATAGCTTTTGCTGGTGAATGTCTACTTAGTGAGTTTTCTTTATCTGCATCTGTATGACTTCCCTTATTTCTCAAGAAACGTGAGAATTGTACTCAAGTGGAGAACTAATTTCATTACAACATTATAGCTAATCCAATTTACAGCACTTCATCTGTCTTCATCATTGTTATCAGTGACCTGTGTGATGACTGCACCGTGTTATtgcactgcagtttttaaacaCCGTCCTCTCACCCAGTACAATTCATAAGCCTTGTGATTTCAATCGTTGAAATTATGCAACCTCTAAAAATGCAATTAAGCCAAGGCATGTTATTTGTTATGGTAGAGATGTCTTATTACTTATGCAATTGACTTGTTGGTCACTGCGCTTCACAGTGTCTCTGGTATTTTCTCATGAAGCACATGTAGtaattaaaaaggtaataatttCTAGATGCTAGAATAATGTTTACTCATCCTTGAAGGTGTGGTGTGCAAATGTCACATGTTACTTCTATTGCTTTAAAGCTGCTGTACAATAGGAGTACAAACCTTAAGAAAACATTACAAGTGGGAAGAAAGGGATTACTGTATCTATGAACAGACAAAGGCCATGTTTGTTGCTGCCTCAAATCCTCATAATCATCAACCTTTACTTTGTCCACTACTCTAAAGAAAGGTTTTAAAACCATAAGGTCCACAAaatctgcaaatgttttatataatttgtgGGAATGTATGCACATGAAGGCATGGGCGTTGATTTCAGGTGGGATGCACAATATTTGGAACCGGTTTATTTGTCTGCCCTCAGTCAAAACAAGCAaaagcagaggacttttattttgacaaattttaaacatttccacGATTAATTGATGCAGATAAGgcacaaattgatgcaaaaaatgcagaatgcgggaaattattttttttttccagggagAGGATCCAAACCCTCCATTTCATATgtgcccccccccacccaatATTAATACGAAACCTATACCCTTGCATGAAGGGGATAAGGGGACACtgcttttaaaattgtaaaaggcAGACTTCTTGAAGATCAGCGCTGTGTATGGCAGGAAGGCCATCTGAACTCTGCACAGACTCTTTTCTtctacaaacaaacaggaagttgcCTTTAGAAGCTTTGCCTCCAGGCAGGAAGCTtgtatttttgctgatttcagAATCTGTGTGAAGCATGTTTTCCTTTATGTCTGACTGATCTGTCCCACAGAGGATGCCCCCTGGTATGAGTCTAGTAATGGCCGTCTCATGTTGATGACCTCTGCGGCGGCTGTCTCTCTCTTGGTGTTCATCCTCTCCATGAGTGTATTCCTGTGCCGCAGGGCCAAGCAGGCCAAGACCAGCAAGGGACCCATGTAAGAAACAGCAGTttgagtatttgtgtgtgctcCTCTTTCATAAcaagcaattgtttttttctctttacttccGATCTGATCTTCATTTTAAATCATACTCAAAACTTAGGGAAGTGCCTCTGAGTAtcggtggattatgagacaacgGGCCTCTGGACACAGATATGCAGAG contains:
- the si:ch211-79k12.1 gene encoding hemicentin-2 — protein: MKLLLVAALVALINGSYATLIIKGPTQPVLEGDRVTLECLLTDSEFNISQVRFEVFSQYMQSWRPVWQRFYCFHSMPIEQTTDSLTMTIPFVQSYYEGPYRCVSDTENVTELDRSSQPLSFKVHYLRELSLSVQGYTSYLGVPQELRVRVGDDVVVTCSTSASEEPSYLWSKDGDDWILPSSTLTLRKIRATDEGQYTCIAEHPTVDSLSKKRTISIIVLPEDAPWYESSNGRLMLMTSAAAVSLLVFILSMSVFLCRRAKQAKTSKGPIDDRSQKKPIYKASVESLPSTCADKQPLV